AAATTCTATTCTAAGATAAAGGAGGGAGCAACGTGATCGTACTCGTTGCGGCTGGAATTCTTGGATTCATAATGGCATTCTCTATAGGTGCCAATGATGTTGCGAATTCTATGGCAACGGCTGTTGGGGCCAGAGCGATCACGGTTAGGCAAGCTGCCTTTATAGCAATGTTTCTCGAGTTTCTAGGGGCTGTGATGTTTGGTGCTCATGTTTCGCAGACAATAGTGAAGGGAATCGTAAAAGTCGAAATGGTACAACCGGTGGAGCTGATGTATGGTGCCCTCTCTGCTTTACTTGCGGCGTCTCTGTGGATTTTGATAGCGACGAATTGGGGCTATCCTGTGTCTACCACCCATTCTATCGTTGGTGGAATGATAGGATTTGGTCTTGTAGCAACTGGTTTCACTGGCATAAACTGGAAAACATTTTTTTTCATAGTGCTCTCTTGGATCATCTCTCCCCTTTTAGGAGGGGCTTTGTCTTTTGTGATTTTTAAAATAATATCACTCACCATCTTTCACACTAAAAATCCGAAAAAATCTTCGGTTTTCACTGTTCCATTCTTCATATCTCTCGCGGTTTTCACCATGATCTCTCTTTTCATACGGAAAACTTTGAAACAGTCCCTAAACGAGTCAATAATTTTGGCCATCGTTTCTGCAGCCATAGTTTTCTTTGTAGTACACGCTTTGGTAAAAAAATTGATTCAGAAGGGGAAAAATGAATACGATCTGGTGGAAGATGTCTTCAAAAGGGCCCAGATATTGACTTCGTGTTATGTTTCCTTTTCTCATGGTGCAAACGATGTGGCGAACGCTGCTGGTCCTGTAGCAGCTGTTATGATTGTTGCATCAACTGGAGTGATTCCTAAGACGGTGGAAATACCTCTCTTGGCTCTCGTTTTGGGAGGAATAGGGATTTCCATGGGTGTTTATTTCATGGGACAAAAGGTCATGGAAACGGTGGGAGAAAAAATCACAACCTTAACTAACTCAAGGGGATTTACTGTTGATTTTTCAACAGCAACAACCGTTCTTCTTGCTTCCTCTCTCGGGCTACCGATTTCTACAACTCACGTTGTTGTTGGAGCGGTTACCGGTGTGGGGTTAGCAAGAGGGCTTGAAGTGGTGAATGTTGGTATTTTGAAAAACATCATTATATCATGGTTTCTTATAGTCCCGACTGTTGCAGCAACGTCCGCTGGAATATATTACGTTTTGAAACTCGTATTAAAATTCTAATGGGGGTGTGATTATGAAAGTCATAACTACAACGCTCGAGCTTAAGGATAAAGTAACAATGGCCTCTAAGGCTTTGGCTAAAAAATCGGTAAAACCCATTCTTGCAGGTTTTCTTTTCGAAGTGAAAGACGGTAGTTTTTATATCTGTGCGACAGATCTCGAAACAGGTGTTAGAGCGAATGTGAACGCTGTTGAAATCTCCGGAGAAGCACGTTTTGTGGTGCCGGGGGACATATTTCAAAAGCTTGTCAAGGTTTTGAGCGAGGATACTACAGAGCTCTCTTTGGAAGGAGATACTTTGGTCATAACTTCGGGTAGCACCGTTTTCAGGGTTACGACCATGCCTGCCGATGAATTTCCAGATATCTCACCTGCAGAATCAGGAATCTCTTTCGAAGTCGACACTTCGCTTCTCGAAGAAATGGTCGAGAAAGTAATATTTGCAGCTGCAACTGATGAATTCATGAGAAATTTGAATGGTGTTTTCTGGGAACTCCACAAGAATCTACTCAGACTCGTGGCGAGCGATGGTTTCAGACTCGCACTGGCAGAGGAACAAATAGAAAACGAAGAAGAGACGAACTTTTTGCTTTCTCTCAAGAGCATGAAAGAGGTCCAAAATATCTTGAAAAATACAACAGAACCATCCGTTACGATAAGGTACGATGGAAGGAGAGCTTCTTTAACAACCAACGACGTAGAAACCGTCATGAGAGTGGTGGATGCCGAATTTCCGGATTATAAAAGGGTGATACCAGAAACTTTCAAGACGAAGGTAATCGTTTCGAAAAAATCTCTTCAAGAGTCTTTGAAAAGAATCATGGTGATCGCGAGTAAGGGTTCGGAATCAGTGAAATTAGAAATAGAAGAGAGTACGATGAAACTTATGAGTAAGAATCCGGAATATGGAGAAGTCGTAGACGAGTTGGAGATACAAAAAGAAGGTGAAGATCTGGTGATCGCTTTTAACCCGAAATTTATCTCTGACGTCTTGAGACACATCGAAACAGAGGAAATAGAAATGAATTTCGTCGATTCGACCAGTCCTTGTCAAATAAATCCTCTTGACATTTCTGGGTATCTATATATAGTCATGCCCATAAGACTCGCATGAGGTGATGGAATTTGAGGCCTGATGATGATAGGATCTACGATGTTATCGTCGTAGGAGCTGGGCATGCTGGAATAGAAGCGGCCCTCGCTGCCGCTCGAATGGGGTTTAGAGTTCTCGTACTCACAGTGAATCCAGATACTGTGGGATGGGCTCCGTGCAATCCCGCTATAGGAGGTCCAGCGAAAGGAGTTGTGGTTCGTGAAATAGATGCTTTGGGTGGAGAAATGGCCAAAACCACAGATGAAACGATGATCAACGTTCGCATGCTGAATGTGAGTAAGGGACCTGCTGTGAGAGCTTTGAGAGCGCAGATAGACAAAATTTCCTACAGTCGTACCATGAAAAGAAAATTAGAAACGCATCCAAACATTGTCCTAAGACACGGAATAGTTGAAAAGTTACTGGTGGAGAACGGAAAGGTGAAAGGTGTTGTTGACAATTACGGCATAGATTATTTGGGAAAAGCGGTGATAATCACAACAGGTACTTTCTTGAGAGGGAAGATATTCATCGGTAGATCTGTTTTCCCTGCAGGTAGAATGGGGGAGTTCCCTGCCACTAAACTCACTCAGAGTCTCATCGAACTTGGGTTCGATGTGGGAAGGTTCAAAACCGGTACACCGGCTCGTGTTTTGAAAAGGAGTATAAACTTTTCCATCATGGAAAGACAGGACACTTCCGATGAGCCCCTTGCCTTTTCTTTTTTCAACGAACCAAAGATCTTGCCGAAAGATTATCCATGCTGGCTCACTCGCACTAATCCTGAGACTCACAGTGTAATAAGACAATATCTTGAATTTTCTCCTCTCTACGGTTCCGTCAAGCTAATAGAGGGAATCGGGCCAAGGTATTGTCCGTCCATAGAAGATAAAGTTATCAAATTCAGAGATAAGGAATCTCATCAAGTTTTCGTTGAACCAGAAGGAAAAGATACCGAAGAGTACTATCTGAACGGTTTAAGCACCAGCCTCCCTTACGAAGCTCAAATAAAGATGATCAGAAGCGTTAGAGGCCTTGAAAAAGCTATTATAACCCGTCCAGCGTACGCTATAGAGTACGATTACATAGATCCAAGACAGCTCTACCCAACACTCGAATCGAAAATTGTAGAGAATCTTTTCTTCGCCGGTCAAGTCAACGGTACGAGTGGATACGAGGAAGCAGCTGGTCAGGGCTTAATAGCGGGAATAAACGCTGCCTTGAAACTACGAGGAGAACCCCCTCTCATTTTGAAACGTTCAGAGGCTTACATAGGTGTTCTAATAGACGATCTGGTGACCAAAGGTGTTGATGAACCTTACCGTCTTCTTACTTCGAGAGCGGAATACCGTCTTCTTTTAAGGCATGATAATGCACACCTTCGTCTAACAAAATATGGTTACCGCGTTGGTCTGATACCGAAATGGTTTTACGAAAAAGTTCTGAACCTTGAGATGAAAGTTAAAGGGGAAATGGAACGTCTGAAAAAAGTGATCGTGAAACCTTCCGATAGAGTCAACGAAATCCTGGTCGAAGTCGGAACGAGTTCCTTGAAAGAAGCAGTTTCCCTCTATCAGTTGTTGAAACGGCCCGAGTTGAAGTACGAAGTCCTGAAACAACTCGATCCAAATCCCATTGAAGATCCGGAAGTTGTGGAGCAAGTGGAAATCAACGTGAAGTACGAGGGATATATACAGAAAATGTTCGAAGAAGTGTCTATTTTCGAGAAGTACGAGAATTTTCAAATTCCTCCGAATATAGATTATGACACTGTTCCAAATCTTTCTACCGAAGCTCGTGATAAATTGAAGAAAGTGAAACCAAGATCAATAGGTCAAGCAATGAGAATACCGGGTATAAACCCGTCCGATATTTCTAATCTCATAGTCTATCTGGACGGGAAGAAACGATGAGGTTGGATAGGTATCTCTCTAACAGAGGAATAGGTACAAGAAAAGAAGTTAAAAAGCTGATAAAGCAAGGCAGGGTGATTGTAAACGATAAGGTTGTTCAAAAACCTGACTACAAGCTTTCAAAAAATGATGTTGTGAAACTCGATGGGAAAGTTGTAGATTTGCCTGATAAGGTTTATATACTTTTTTACAAACCGGCAGGATATGTGACGAGTACAAAAGATCCTCATGCTGAAACCATTATGGAATTTTTGCCGCCAATAAAAGGTATCTTCCCCGTTGGAAGATTGGACAAAGATGCGGAGGGACTACTTCTTGTTACAAACGATGGACAGCTTGCTCATCGAATCATCTCACCGAAGTGGTCTGTTGAGAAAGAATATATAGTCAGAGTGGATGGTGAAATAACTGAAAACAAGTTAGAAAAGTTGACCAAAGGTGTGATTTTGAAGGATGGTTTCTTTGCAAAGGCAAAGTTTGTGGAAAGGCTTTCGAGCGATACTCTGAGGATGGTCATAACGGAGGGGAAGTATCATCAGGTGAAGAGAATGACCGCTGCTGTCGGGTTGAGGACCATTCGTTTGAAAAGAGTGAGAATAGGGAACTTGATTTTACCGGAGGATATGAAACCCGGTGAGTACAGGTTTCTGACCGAAGAGGAGGTGAAGACGATTTTTGAAGAGAAAAATTGAAAGAAAGATAAGACTCGCTCCCAGTGAACCGGGTGTTTACCTTTTCAAAAAAGAGAATGTCCCCATATATATAGGGAAAGCGAAGAATCTTTCTGCAAGATTGAAAAGTTACCTTACTCCTTCCACAGAAAAGGTTAGAAATATCGTAGAAGAATCCGATGATCTTGAAATGATAGTTGTTGCAAGTGAGAAAGAAGCCTTCCTTTTGGAAGCCAATCTTATAAGAAAACACAAACCGAAGTACAACGTTCGACTCAAAGACACTGAGTTTTACCCCTACATTCGAATATCGAACGATAGGATTCCGTACGTGGAAATTGTTAAAAGAAAGCTGAAAGATGGTTTATACTTCGGTCCCTATACGAACACTCGTTTTGTCAAAGAATTGTTGGAAGTTCTTCAAAAAATATTCGGCTTCAGAACATGTAGATCCGATTTGAAAAGAATCAAAAGACCTTGTTTTCTTTACCATCTTGGGCAATGTGTTGGGCCTTGTATTGGAAATCTTGGAGAGCATGATAAAGCTATACACAAGCTCAAAGAATTTCTGTCGGGTAGAATAAGGGAAGTTTTGGATTATCTACAGAGAAAGATGGAGACTCACGCCAAGATGTTGGATTTTGAAAATGCTACAAAATACAGGGATCTCCTTTTTAATCTTTCCAACGTGTTGGAGTCTCAGGGAGTAACCTTCAGTGAAAACATCAATTGCGACGTCGTAGTTCACGATCACGATTTGTTCGTTGTTCTCAGAATCAGGGAAGGTTATCTCATGGGAAAAGTTTCTTTTGAAATGGAAGGAGGAGGGATAGAGGATTTTATAAGGGAATACTATGTTTTCGGAAGAGGAGATATTCCGGAGAGTTTGATAGTGGAAGAAAATTTGAATGGAATGGATTACACTTCTTTGGGATTCCATTACGTGGGGAAACCACGATCTCAAATTGAAGAAGAACTTCTGATAAAGGCAAAAAAGAATTTGGAAAACGATCTGAGTTTGAGAGGTTTGAAACGAGAAGCACTGAAAGAATTGATGAAGCTCATCAACATGGAAGATTTCCCTTATAGGATAGAGGGAATAGATATTTCTCATCTCCAAGGAAAATATACTGTTGCTTCTCTCGTGGTCTTTGAAGATGGTTTTCCAAAAAAGAATGATTACAGGCGATACAGGCTGAATTTAGATCATCCAAACGATTATGAGGCAATAAGAAAAGTGGTGAAGAGGCGTTACAGTAAGTATCCCCTTCCAAACTTGATTTTTGTTGATGGAGGAAAAGGTCAAGTTAAAGCTGTTCTAGATGCTTTGAAAGATCTGAAAAAGGATTGTCCTGTTGTTGGTCTTGCAAAAAAAGAAGAAATAGTAGTTGTTAAAGAGAAAGAATTGGCTCTTCCTTTAGACCATCCGGCTTTGAGACTTCTTGTTCAAATAAGAGACGAAACACATCGATTTGCTGTTGGTTATCACAGAAAGAGAAGAGAAAAAGATTCTTTGAAATCTATTTTGGACGAAATACCAGGTCTCGGGCCTGTCAGAAAAAAGAAGCTTCTGGAACATTTCGGATCCGTTGAAAACGTTCGGAACGCCTCTGTAGAAGAAATAGCAAGGGTAATAGGAAGTAATGTGATCGCAAAAAGAATTTTGGAAAAACTCTAATGTAAACTTTTAGTAAAAAATCTGATTTATTTCCTCAAATCACAGAAACCGCTTGTAATGGGTGGTTCTGAACTTGTCACTTCTGAAATGCTTTTGTATAGGGACTTGAAAACCCCCGCGACAAAATGGTATATTTACAAGCAGTGAAAGGGACGCTTCACAACCCTAGAAAGGAGGGGGTTTCATGAACAAGAAGGAACTTATTGACAGAGTGGCAAAGAAGGCAGGTGCAAAGAAGAAAGATGTTAGGGAGATTCTCGATGCGATTCTTGAAACGATCACAGAAGCACTTTCAAAAGGCGAGAAAGTTCAGCTCGTAGGTTTCGGAAGCTTTGAAGTCAGAAAAGCTGCTGCCAGAAAAGGTGTGAATCCTCAGACGAAGAAGCCCATTACCATTCCTGAGAGAAAAGTTCCAAAGTTCAGACCTGGGAAAGCCCTCAAAGAGAAGGTTAAGTGATAGGGGAAGGGGACTCCTTCCCCTTTTCTTCACTTTCCAACACAGAAAGTTGAGAATATCGTGTCTAGAAGATCTTCCCTGAAACTTCTTCCCGTCACTTCATCCAATAGTTGCAAAGCTCTTTCTAGATCTATAGAGACCAAGTCGATTGGGAACCCGTTTTCTAACGATGAAAGAGCATTTTCAAGGTGTTTTTTCACGTTTTCGAGTAGTTGCTTTTGTCTGAAGTTGGTTATCAAAGAATCGCTACCTTTTTCGAAAATCTCCTGGGTTTCCTTGTAAATGGCTTCCTCCAGTTTTTCGAGACCTTCTCCTTTTAAGGCAGAAATTTTCACCACGTGTTTGTTCGTTCCAAGCTTCCTTTTTAATTCTTCCTCGTCTACCCTTTCAATAACATCTACTTTGTTTATTACCACCAAATAACGTTTGTCTTTTATCTTGTCAATGATCCTGCGATCTTCATCATCCAAAGGAGTGGAAGCATCTAGCATAAAAAGGATAATATCAGCTTTCTCTATCTCTTGAAGAGTTCTCTCAATTCCCAATTTTTCTACCAAATCACTCGTTTCGGATCTTACACCTGCAGTATCAACGATTTTGAATAAAATGCTCCCTATGACAATTTCTTCACTTATCACATCCCTTGTGGTTCCTGGTATGTCGGTAACAATCGCCCTGTCCTCTTTCAAAAGACGGTTCAAAAGTGTAGATTTACCTACGTTCGGTTTTCCAACGATCACCATTCTGAGTCCTCTGTTCAATAGAATACCGGCAGTAGCTTTTTCTAGTTGTTCTGTCAGTTTTTTGTGTACTTCCTTTATTTTAGATCTTACTTTCTCGGAATCTGTTTCTACCTCATCCGGATAATCTAATTCCACTCTGATTTCCGCAAGAATATTTATAAGTTCTTGCCTTAAGTTTTCAACGAAATTCTTCAAACTCCCTTTCAGATTTCTCAAGGATAATTTCAATCCCATTTCACTTTTTGCTTCGATCAAATCTCTCACAGCTTCAGCAGAAGTGAGATCCATCTTTCCGTTCAAAAAAGCGCGTTTGGTGAATTCACCGGGTTCTGCCATTCTAGATCCAGCATTTATGAGCAAATCAAGAAGCTTTTTCACGATGAGCGGGCCACCATGACACATGATCTCCACCATGTCTTCTCCTGTGTAACTTTTGGGGCTCTTGTAGAATATCGCTATTACTTCGTCTAGGTCTTCTCCCCTTTCGTGTATCCAACCATGGATAGCTTTCCTGGGAGTGATCTTTGACCCCGTTCGAAAATGCTTTTTTACGATCTCCCAACTGGATGGCCCACTCAGTCTAAGTATGGCTATCGCACCTTTCCCTTGTGGAGTTGCTACAGCAACGATCGTGTCCACAATCTCATCTCCCTATAGATTTCAGTATCTTAACTGCTTCAGAAGCATTTTTGGCGTAATAGTCTGCTCCCAACTCTTTTGCAAGTTTTTCGTTCAAAGAGGCACCACCCACAATAACTGGTACTTTCAGACCCTTTTCTTTAAGTTTTTCTACTACCTCTTTGATCTTTCCTACGGTGGTTGTCATCATGGCGGAAAGTCCGAGGGCAACAGGTTTTTCCTTTTCCACTGTCTCCACTATTTTCTCGGTTTCAACATCTTTTCCCAAATCTATCACGCGATATCCGCTACTTCTGATAACAGAGGCAACGATGTTTTTTCCAATATCGTGCACATCACCTTTCACGGTTGCTATCACAAAAGTTGCTCCTTGATTGTCGGCTGGCAATAACGAAGTTAGTTTATCGAAAACAGGTTTCACAGTTTGGGCTGCCAATATGAGTTGTGGTAGAAAGATTTTTCCTTTGTCATAAAGTTCCCCCACTCGTTCCATGGCAGGTCTTAAAAGATCTTCTATCACTGAAAGGGGATCTTTCTCTTTCAGAGCCTCTTCTACTATTTTTTCTAACTCCTCTCTTTTCCCTGAGAGAATGGCGTCAACAATCTTGTCTTCTTTAACTTGTGTTTTCGGAAGTTCCTTTTTTCCAAGAATCACGAGTGTGCTGTTCAGTATTTTCATCATCATCTCATCTAAGGGGTTCATAATCGCAGAAGACAATCCTTTTGAAACTCCCAAAACAAGAAAAGATGTGTTGTAAAAACTCCTGTCTGGCATTCCAAAAGACAAATTGGATAATCCTACAGTGGTTTTGAAACCTAATTCTGAAAGAAACTCTATTGTCTTTAAAACCTCTTGAGGTCTACCATCAGCTCCCAAGGGAAGCACTCCAGGATCGAATATTACCCTCTCAACAAAGTTATTTTCTTCCAGTATTTTGAGAGCTTTCTCAAAGTTTTTTTTCCTCTCTTCGAAAGTCTTTGGTACGTCTTTTCCCATGAGAAGCACGACAAGTATTCCTCCATACTTTCTCAACAATTCTATTTTCTTTTCGATTTCTTTTTCTTCGACCTTTGAGGAATTGAAAAGAGGTCTTCCGGGATATACTTTTAGTGCTTTTTCCACGAGATGTATGTCCTGAATATCCAGCGAGAGAGGAGCGTTCGTAGTGTAGGGAATCGATTGTACGATTTTTTTAACGTATTCTGGATTTATTTGAGACTCTATTCCAAAGTTGATATCAAGAACTTCTGCGCCGTTTTCTACCTGAGATTTTGCTTCGTCTGCTACAATTTTTTCATCTCCTTCTAGCATTTTCTTCCAAAGTTTCTTACGACCGGCTGGATTTATTCTCTCACCTATCACCACGAAATGATCGAACACTACGAGTTTCGAGGGAGAAGAAATTGCAAATATTTTTTTCTTCACTCTCTGAAGAGGTTTCCTATTCCCAAGAACTTTCCTGAAGAGTTTCACGTGTTGTGGGGTGGTTCCACAGCATCCCCCAAATATGTTCACACCCGATTCGTAATAAGAATCTATGTGAAGAGCAAAATCTTCAGGTTTGAGTGGGTAGACGGTTCTTCCATTTTCTACGATAGGTTTCCCGGCGTTCGGTTCTACGACCAGGAATTTATCAGTGTATTGGGAAAGTTCTTGAAAAATAGGTAAGATCTCTTCCGGACCAAGTGAACAGTTTATTCCTAAAGCATCAACATCCATTTCATCGAAAGTAAGAGCAAAGTTAACAGGATCTGTTCCCGTAAGGCTTCTACCGTTTTCGTCGAACGTCATATGTGCCACTAGAAAAACTTCTTTTGAAATATCTCTTGTTGCGAGGACGGCTGCCTTCAATTCCAAAATATCTGAAAAGGTTTCGAAAATGATACCATCCACACCTTCTTCCACCATGATCTTCACAGTTTCTTTGTAGTTTTCATAGAATTGCTCAAACAGTGTCTCTCCCAACGGATATGGAAGTTCACCTGTGGGACCTATGTCCCCGAATACGAGCTTTTCACCGGCCGCTTTTCTCGCTATTCTCACCGCATTTCTTACAATGGATTCCAGTTTGCTTTCAAGTCCGTGTTTCTTGAGTTTCATTCTTGTTGCACCAAAGGTGTTCGTCAGTATGACATCCGACCCACTATCTATGTACGTTTTGTGAACTCGGAAAACTGCTTCAGGAGCTTTTATATTCAACTCTTCAGGGAGTTCGTCGTATCCCATTTTCATGAACTCTGTTCCATACGCTCCATCCAGAAGGAGCACTTTTTCCGTAAGAAGCTTTGCTACCTCATTTCTCTTTTTCATTCTTCTCCCTCCAGCCGATGAAGGCAGTTATGGTTTTTCTGGGGATAAGAATGTACGAATCTTCGATTATTTCAACGTCTACAACTCCTTTAAATAGCTCTGCTATTTTTTTGTTCAACGAAATGGGAAGGTCACCATAACCTGGTGATATTCTGAAGCTTCCTTCCATGTCAGAACGTTCAATTCTCAGATTTGAATCCACCATTCTGAGAGCGTACTCTACCATTTCAGAAGCGATGCTATCAATGAAAAAACCGAGGAGGTCGTTACCTTCCCTGAAGAACTCCTCAATCTTATTATCCACTTCCTTACCCAGTGTGGCGAGAAGGACTGTTATAATCTTGCTACCCTTTAGATGCTTTTCGACAAGCTCTCCTGTGAGTTCTATATCATTAAAGGAGAGCGAATCTTTTACTTTGAAATCTTCCCAAACAACAACAGGTCGTGCGACTTTCAAAAGTTCTTCGTACGCTTTTTGAACGTGTGTTCTGAACTCGTCTGGTATCTCTTTGATTTTCCCAAAACCAAGTATGGCTTTCAGCACGTTATCGGGTATTTTTACCGATCTTGGATCTATCTCAATTTTTTGCAATCTCTACCACCTTCCTTATCTTTTCAAGGTCTTTAACGATCGCTACTATGTAAAAACCGTCTATAACGTTTTTGGTTTCTTCAACGAATTTCAAAACTGCTTCAAAGCTCTTTTCTTTGACGTATTCATCACCCTTTTCAGATGAATCGATGATTTCCTTGGGGATCTCTATTCCTGGAACACCGGAGAAGTATCCCACTTGCTTGACACTTTCGAAGAACACGATGGAAGCGAGTATTTTTGTGTTCAATTTATCCTTCAAAGTGCGGGCTACATTGCCTTGAAAAAGGGGTTGTGTAACCAGAAAATCTATTCCCGCTTCTATTTTCTGTTTTGCTCTTTCTATATCTTTGTTGCTAAAAGGATTCAACGCTCCTCCCACAAAAAAGTTGGTTTTTCCGTTCATTTTGTTTCCCGCAAGATCTTTTCCTTCGTTCAGAAGTTTTGTGAGGCGAATGAGATCCAATATA
The Thermotoga sp. KOL6 genome window above contains:
- a CDS encoding methionine synthase yields the protein MQKIEIDPRSVKIPDNVLKAILGFGKIKEIPDEFRTHVQKAYEELLKVARPVVVWEDFKVKDSLSFNDIELTGELVEKHLKGSKIITVLLATLGKEVDNKIEEFFREGNDLLGFFIDSIASEMVEYALRMVDSNLRIERSDMEGSFRISPGYGDLPISLNKKIAELFKGVVDVEIIEDSYILIPRKTITAFIGWREKNEKEK
- a CDS encoding methylenetetrahydrofolate reductase; this translates as MKKSLENGKCVVLEVLTPRGTNLKKFFDFTEKAWQTGIDAFTVTDMPMGRVRMAPWAVSHLLIESGKEVLMHFTRNTRNMIRIQSDLLGCHALGINNLLLLSGDNPVHGDYPKTTSVNDIDILDLIRLTKLLNEGKDLAGNKMNGKTNFFVGGALNPFSNKDIERAKQKIEAGIDFLVTQPLFQGNVARTLKDKLNTKILASIVFFESVKQVGYFSGVPGIEIPKEIIDSSEKGDEYVKEKSFEAVLKFVEETKNVIDGFYIVAIVKDLEKIRKVVEIAKN